A window from Dunckerocampus dactyliophorus isolate RoL2022-P2 chromosome 15, RoL_Ddac_1.1, whole genome shotgun sequence encodes these proteins:
- the shbg gene encoding sex hormone-binding globulin → MMADGLLLLALSVTVLVWGAQGQGNRQWKNQVSGDATVYLGQHRNAWEPLMHIAVNLTKIRDIKSSFQLRTYDPEGAIFYGDTKSGRDWFILSLKDGVPLMQISRSGVLVNVAGGPKLNDGRWHTLEVSNQGHFVVLEVDGAMGLVAGLQSDNIEEVISGDLRLALGGILIPKERMLVQFEPQMDGCVRGGSWLNLSIPWETEADELWPCYQNIQPGSFFPGSGLVIVNTSVLQIADSHRVKIELWGEFTKMDGAILSIRTPGLAPMFTLVADNNTKEVTLSFSGHKMSLKENFRRLQMIFGTDLLEVLHDGAESKVTKKLLSPLKHSDLLSTLRESHIAIGGLLGKDDMGSFLRGCLEKIQVQGKDVDLDLTFKNMSISSHSCPA, encoded by the exons ATGATGGCAGATGGACTGCTGCTGCTCGCATTGAGTGTCACAGTGCTGGTGTGGGGAGCCCAGGGGCAGGGGAACAGACAGTGGAAG AATCAAGTCTCGGGGGATGCGACAGTTTACCTGGGCCAGCATAGAAATGCATGGGAGCCGCTGATGCACATCGCTGTCAACCTCACCAAGATAAGAGA CATTAAGTCATCCTTTCAGCTGAGGACGTACGATCCAGAAGGAGCCATCTTCTACGGGGACACCAAAAGCGGCAGGGACTGGTTCATTTTGTCCCTCAAAGACGGCGTCCCTCTCATGCAAATCAGCCGCAGCGGGGTTCTCGTCAATGTGGCGGGGGGGCCCAAGCTCAATGACGGGCGATGGCACACG CTGGAGGTGAGCAaccaaggacattttgtggtcCTGGAGGTGGATGGCGCCATGGGGCTGGTAGCAGGTTTGCAGTCTGATAACATAGAGGAGGTCATCTCAGGGGACCTCAGACTGGCGCTTGGCGGGATCCTGATACCCAAGGAGAGGATGTTGGTTCAG TTTGAGCCGCAGATGGACGGCTGTGTGCGAGGGGGCAGCTGGCTGAACCTAAGCATCCCCTGGGAGACAGAGGCCGACGAGCTCTGGCCCTGCTATCAAAACATCCAACCTGGCAGCTTCTTCCCTGGAAGCGGTCTCGTCATTGTCAACACCTCAG TGTTGCAGATTGCTGATTCACACAGAGTAAAGATTGAATTGTGGGGAGAATTCACTAAAATGGATGGTGCGATTCTGAGCATCAGGACTCCCGGCCTGGCGCCGATGTTCACTTTAGTAGCTGATAATAACACAAAG GAAGTAACACTCTCCTTCAGTGGTCATAAAATGAGTCTTAAAGAAAACTTCAGGCGACTACAGATGATCTTTGGGACAGATTTGCTGGAAGTGCTGCATGATGGAGCTGAATCAAAGGTCACAAAAAAGCTCCTAAGTCCACTAAAGCATTCAGACCTTTTGAGCACATTGAGAGAAAGCCACATTGCCATTGGAGGCCTTCTCG GTAAAGATGACATGGGCTCCTTCTTGAGAGGCTGTCTGGAGAAGATCCAGGTCCAAGGAAAGGATGTTGACCTGGAtctgacatttaaaaacatgtccaTCTCCTCCCACAGCTGCCCAGCGTAA
- the zbtb4 gene encoding uncharacterized protein zbtb4 gives MVSGEKVRDPIHAGLVQSRLSEKHLAVGLAPLCVVTHCQAEDATVQHLSSPPLTLVTADPFHPPDSKQAKPDAQPEEEEQQGEAERLAMKGKRHGGRGDAVMEDRLENMANGPKNAKITLSFPLSAGPLPASLTSPSYCRNTSSSSSPHRRRPSSKSSDEGSLWKLDSTMDVKHRPFKPSRHDSSPSSSPSSSSSPMTVHALIRKDIKSPPPLKCSKHSPETQLHKSVPGTCSSSVAASFDGDRWDERHKAANGTASPSQTAQILFSLGASAYHRGGGEGDRKEKITGRPAGKLGSPHVPSLHPPTLHLPPPLPPPPPPPSEDLTAPPHSSCYSPTDTLKPELICGVCHRLFSSASSLTVHMRLHRGSRALSCRFCGKVFIHSKRLHSHEASCRVSGLPSRLGPSVAVQPKEEPLEEGEVRAEEETDTSKVRPEKKAHSLLARIQGDDAAATELLAADESHFVKVVDGNVIYFCSVCERSYMTLSSLKRHSNVHSWRRRYPCHYCDKVFALAEYRTKHEVWHTGERRYQCIFCWDAFATYYNLKTHQKTIHGINPSLISSEKTANGGYKQKANALKLYRLLPMRSQKRPYKTYSDTLHNSLLMTPAEAPSLSLPGLGCAPGPGDLQSFISGAHSQGVKPDPDGFQIDFPVSLAAENEDLSTLPPFPQADTPQLKKHNSEAQDLEQVKGSSKMSSSSKTKSHKAVRGTDSTSMPSVITYCHTKPSVIVHGTAMSSSVIMHSNQVSPGTEKKEFPERSVNPPSHKSTAKSVKRQRDSADSHRKRSRESSDPSKSRQDVVTDKSPFKSRKSHSKGDSSKQPSPSIGSQVRETGPLCQITVRIGEEAIVKRSISETDLRRDKSRSPPKNKRGEMTSVHHKHHVHSRASQGEEEDTGGNSKEEAMENIVKSQEDVREYNFRQKVREQESDHDMEDNLWRPYYSYKPKKKTQAHLQRFKTWQRKLKFKRALRLKSRAERLKRRGSTETEKSQDEEEGIKPPEVDTSKSESKQEQVKEEASPELSTPSLSSPKPPLASSVTPTGPKRRPWTNGNAAECTTCGCWFSSSSKRDQHELSHLLEFVCLFCRATFPSRDKLEDHQRSQHPKPPDFSSAPHKVALGEHHEWVKPVADCSEEKVDQVTLGVNSSSPARLSRRALSRHTCSQCHKVCKTSSALARHIRRHELSSSPEREKEADVSVLKTMAVSREPVREKGQVVSVISYSTADLPNSGDSSESLHHANHHSEPMPQHRPAESSEKPALAQFTPTEPERKPSPKIAHPPSESPVNLAPTKSQLTPATPPTVQSVLVMNRPECLDYRTPSKKNLDIAASPAHTTVPASTSSHVPMTSQTRITTAAPPVSMTTLNSSDGGCVKRDGVIMDRERQTGGAVFVHADYKEPPLVQDCRLQSPSRSPSPNEAQDLTMSSILAREKELERQRERKRELEKQRERGRDKDIERTQHMNSLVQTSEDQTTLLVPKEEPLSPVPSPQQIPSLTTTNGPPSHRHTPKSVAATGLSALVNQQSTSQGLERLTLPIGAASAGDRPSAHALLLPRAQKPPEPERQDTSRDAQQVDPPPLCYPVQDYPLPLIVPDTYHLPKKQEDNLLMPSYPAGAIPFGPLGKVMMPNGADLAKVPFYPDPYQLLYGSQLLAYPYNMTALPVALNMMAPGADKVEPLPFLPAIFNYAAGAGPYMGATPHPLVANPSLYGGGGGGSGKKQRDGGSNKP, from the coding sequence ATGGTGTCCGGGGAGAAGGTGCGGGACCCCATCCACGCGGGCCTTGTTCAGTCTCGTCTGAGTGAAAAACACCTGGCTGTTGGGTTAGCGCCCCTCTGCGTCGTCACACATTGCCAAGCCGAGGACGCCACTGTCCAGCACTTGTCTTCCCCTCCATTGACTCTGGTGACTGCAGACCCCTTTCACCCTCCTGACTCAAAGCAGGCCAAACCAGACGCTCAGCCCGAGGAAGAGGAACAGCAGGGGGAAGCTGAGCGGCTGGCGATGAAGGGGAAAAGACATGGTGGCCGAGGAGACGCAGTGATGGAGGATAGGCTGGAAAACATGGCCAACGGacctaaaaatgcaaaaatcacaCTGAGCTTTCCACTTAGCGCTGGCCCCCTCCCGGCCTCGCTGACGTCACCCAGCTACTGTCGTAACACATCATCATCCTCTTCCCCACACAGACGGCGGCCTTCTTCTAAGAGCTCAGATGAGGGGTCACTATGGAAACTGGACTCCACCATGGACGTAAAGCACAGACCTTTTAAGCCCTCGAGGCACGACAGCTCTCCGTCCTCCtcaccctcctcctcttcctctcccatGACAGTACATGCACTTATCAGGAAGGATATAAAATCCCCGCCTCCCCTCAAGTGCTCCAAACACTCTCCAGAGACCCAGCTTCACAAGTCAGTGCCGGGGACCTGCAGCTCTTCTGTAGCGGCTTCTTTTGATGGAGACAGATGGGACGAGCGCCACAAGGCGGCCAACGGTACAGCCTCACCCTCACAAACGGCCCAGATCCTCTTCAGTCTGGGCGCCTCAGCCTATCACAGAGGAGGCGGGGAAGGCGACAGGAAGGAGAAAATAACAGGGAGACCAGCTGGGAAGCTGGGAAGCCCTCACGTACCAAGCCTACACCCTCCCACGCTGCACCTCCCGCCCCCGCTGCCACCACCCCCGCCTCCTCCATCAGAGGATCTCACTGCACCCCCCCACTCATCCTGCTACTCCCCCACTGACACCCTAAAGCCCGAGCTGATTTGCGGGGTGTGCCATCGGCTCTTCAGCTCAGCCTCCTCACTCACTGTCCACATGCGGTTGCATCGTGGAAGCCGCGCCCTCAGCTGCCGTTTCTGCGGCAAGGTCTTCATTCACAGCAAGAGACTGCATTCCCATGAGGCCTCCTGCAGGGTGTCAGGCCTGCCCTCTCGACTGGGCCCGTCTGTCGCTGTACAGCCAAAGGAAGAGCCGCTGGAGGAGGGCGAGGTGAGAGCAGAGGAAGAAACAGACACCAGCAAGGTGAGGCCGGAGAAAAAAGCCCATAGCCTGCTGGCTCGTATCCAAGGTGATGATGCAGCAGCCACAGAACTCCTGGCTGCCGATGAAAGCCATTTTGTCAAGGTGGTGGACGGCAATGTCATCTACTTCTGCTCAGTTTGCGAGCGCTCCTACATGACGCTGTCCAGCCTCAAGCGTCACTCCAATGTGCACTCGTGGCGCCGCAGGTACCCGTGCCATTACTGCGACAAGGTCTTCGCTCTAGCCGAGTACCGCACCAAGCATGAGGTGTGGCACACGGGAGAACGGCGCTACCAGTGCATTTTCTGCTGGGATGCGTTTGCTACCTACTACAATCTGAAAACGCACCAGAAAACCATTCATGGCATCAATCCCAGCCTCATCTCCAGTGAAAAGACAGCCAATGGCGGATACAAGCAGAAGGCTAATGCCCTCAAGCTCTACCGTCTCCTCCCCATGCGCTCACAGAAGAGGCCGTACAAGACTTACAGTGACACTTTGCATAACAGCCTGCTTATGACACCGGCTGAAGCACCTTCCCTCTCCCTGCCCGGCCTGGGCTGTGCTCCGGGGCCTGGAGACCTACAAAGCTTCATCAGTGGAGCCCATTCTCAGGGTGTCAAGCCTGACCCAGATGGTTTCCAAATTGACTTCCCTGTCTCTCTGGCTGCTGAAAACGAGGATCTTTCCACACTGCCACCCTTCCCCCAAGCAGACACGCCCCAgcttaaaaaacacaacagtgaGGCCCAAGACTTAGAGCAGGTTAAAGGCAGCTCCAAAATGTCTAGTAGCAGCAAAACCAAAAGTCACAAAGCGGTGAGAGGCACAGACTCAACAAGTATGCCCTCTGTGATCACATATTGCCACACCAAACCCTCTGTCATAGTTCATGGAACAGCCATGTCATCCTCTGTCATCATGCACAGCAACCAAGTCTCTCCTGGAACTGAAAAGAAGGAGTTCCCAGAACGCAGCGTCAATCCGCCCTCGCACAAGAGCACCGCAAAGTCAGTAAAGAGACAGCGAGACAGTGCTGACAGCCATAGAAAGAGGTCCAGAGAAAGCTCCGATCCATCAAAAAGTAGACAGGATGTGGTCACAGATAAGTCACCTTTCAAGTCCCGAAAGTCCCACAGCAAGGGTGACAGCTCAAAGCAACCCTCACCATCTATAGGGTCACAGGTCAGAGAGACGGGCCCGCTCTGCCAGATCACTGTACGTATTGGCGAGGAGGCCATAGTGAAGCGCAGCATCTCAGAGACAGACCTTAGGAGAGACAAAAGCCGCTCTCCCCCCAAAAACAAGAGAGGTGAGATGACTTCAGTGCATCACAAACACCACGTCCACAGCAGGGCCAgccagggggaggaggaggacacaGGAGGAAACTCCAAGGAGGAGGCCATGGAGAACATTGTCAAGTCCCAGGAGGATGTGAGGGAGTACAACTTCCGGCAAAAAGTGCGCGAGCAGGAGAGCGACCACGACATGGAGGACAACTTGTGGCGGCCTTACTACTCCTACAAGCCCAAGAAAAAAACCCAGGCACATTTGCAGAGGTTCAAGACCTGGCAGAGGAAACTGAAGTTTAAGCGTGCTCTGCGGCTgaagagcagagcagagagGCTGAAAAGGCGCGGGAGTACAGAGACAGAGAAGTCTCAAGATGAGGAAGAGGGCATAAAGCCGCCAGAGGTTGACACCTCAAAGAGTGAAAGCAAACAGGAACAAGTGAAGGAGGAGGCCAGTCCTGAGCTTTCCACTCCTTCTCTATCCTCCCCAAAGCCTCCTCTCGCTTCCTCTGTGACACCTACAGGACCTAAAAGGCGGCCGTGGACCAATGGGAATGCAGCAGAGTGCACTACTTGTGGCTGCTGGTTCTCCAGCTCCAGCAAGCGAGACCAACACGAGCTGAGTCACCTTCTGGAGTTTGTGTGCCTCTTCTGCCGAGCCACTTTCCCCTCCAGAGACAAGCTGGAAGACCACCAGAGAAGCCAACATCCCAAGCCCCCAGATTTCTCCTCTGCCCCCCACAAGGTGGCGCTTGGCGAACACCATGAATGGGTTAAACCTGTGGCAGATTGTAGTGAGGAAAAGGTGGACCAAGTCACCTTAGGTGTGAATAGTTCCAGTCCAGCTCGCCTGAGCAGGAGAGCCTTGTCACGGCACACCTGTTCACAGTGTCACAAGGTGTGCAAGACGTCCTCTGCACTCGCTCGTCACATCCGCCGCCACGAGTTAAGCAGTTCTCCGGAGAGGGAAAAAGAAGCCGATGTTTCAGTGCTCAAAACAATGGCTGTCAGCAGAGAACCAGTCCGTGAAAAAGGCCAAGTCGTCTCAGTTATCAGCTATTCTACAGCAGACCTCCCCAATAGCGGCGACTCTTCAGAATCACTGCACCATGCCAACCATCACAGTGAACCAATGCCCCAACATCGGCCAGCAGAATCAAGTGAAAAGCCTGCACTGGCCCAGTTTACGCCCACAGAACCTGAGAGAAAGCCCAGCCCAAAGATTGCACACCCTCCATCAGAGAGCCCAGTGAACTTGGCACCCACTAAAAGTCAGCTCACCCCGGCTACGCCCCCTACCGTGCAGAGTGTGCTGGTCATGAACAGGCCCGAATGTTTGGACTATCGTACCCCCAGCAAAAAAAATCTAGACATAGCGGCGAGCCCTGCTCACACTACGGTGCCCGCCAGCACCTCCTCTCACGTGCCCATGACATCACAGACCAGAATAACCACTGCTGCTCCCCCTGTTTCCATGACAACTTTGAACAGCTCTGATGGTGGATGCGTGAAACGGGATGGGGTCATTATGGACAGAGAGAGGCAGACTGGGGGTGCAGTGTTTGTGCATGCTGATTACAAGGAACCTCCCCTGGTCCAAGATTGCAGACTCCAGTCCCCTTCTCGCAGTCCATCTCCCAATGAAGCACAAGACCTCACTATGTCCTCCATACTGGCTCGAGAGAAGGAGCTAGAGAGGCAGCGAGAACGAAAAAGGGAGCTAGAGAAACAGAGAGAAAGGGGGCGGGACAAAGACATTGAGAGGACCCAGCACATGAATAGCCTTGTACAGACCTCCGAGGACCAAACTACGCTGTTAGTCCCCAAAGAGGAGCCCTTGAGTCCTGTGCCGTCACCCCAACAAATCCCATCTCTGACCACTACGAATGGACCCCcgtcacacagacacactccaaAGTCTGTAGCAGCTACTGGACTCTCAGCTCTGGTCAACCAGCAGTCCACTTCACAAGGACTGGAACGGCTCACGCTGCCCATCGGGGCTGCCAGTGCCGGGGACCGCCCTTCTGCTCACGCCCTTCTCCTCCCTCGGGCACAGAAACCACCTGAGCCTGAGCGCCAGGACACTTCCAGAGATGCCCAGCAGGTGGATCCCCCACCACTTTGCTACCCTGTCCAGGATTATCCCCTGCCTCTCATTGTGCCAGACACCTATCACCTGCCCAAGAAGCAGGAAGACAACCTGCTCATGCCCTCCTACCCTGCTGGAGCTATTCCCTTCGGCCCTCTGGGAAAGGTGATGATGCCGAATGGTGCTGACTTGGCCAAGGTCCCATTCTATCCAGACCCATACCAGCTCCTCTATGGGTCCCAGCTTCTGGCCTACCCGTATAACATGACGGCTCTTCCTGTGGCTCTCAACATGATGGCACCCGGCGCGGACAAGGTAGAACCCCTGCCCTTTCTCCCGGCCATCTTCAACTACGCAGCAGGCGCGGGACCCTACATGGGCGCCACACCTCACCCGCTGGTGGCCAACCCCAGCCTCTACGGTGGCGGTGGCGGAGGCAGCGGCAAAAAGCAGCGAGACGGTGGCAGCAACAAACCATAA